One segment of Phaeacidiphilus oryzae TH49 DNA contains the following:
- a CDS encoding cytochrome ubiquinol oxidase subunit I, with the protein MNLALAHETIARWQFGVTTVYHFLFVPLTISLSGLTAGLQTAWIRTGREKYFRATKFWGKLFLINLAMGVVTGIVQEFQFGMNWSRYSRFVGDVFGPPLAMEALVAFFLESTFIGLWIFGWDRLPRRLHCACIWAVSVGTLFSGYFILSANSWMQHPVGYHVGANGRAQLNDIWRVLFQNTALVQAFHTFTAAYLSGGAFMVGIAGYLIMRQRRRPEADRQPVQLGAARTSLRLGLVTLAVSGILVAISGDTLGKVMFEQQPMKMASAEALWETEAPAPFSVFAIGDVNKGHNTVEWQIPGLLSFLAHNNFHDAVPGIKDTAAKEAARYGGQPKDYYPMIPTTYWGFRWMIGFGMFSFLLGLAGLWLTRRRFWLAPEHRRGDDQVPELMLTRKTALNAFLTRWSWRIAASTLFFPLVGNSWGWIFTEMGRQPWVVFGVMRTARAESPNVTVGNQVFSLTVFTLLYAVLAVIEIGLLKKYAQAGIPEEEPPTRDPRLRGPGPDGPGGPDGSGGDSDRPMAFAY; encoded by the coding sequence ATGAACCTCGCCCTCGCCCACGAGACGATCGCCCGTTGGCAGTTCGGCGTCACCACCGTCTACCACTTCCTCTTCGTCCCGCTGACGATCAGCCTCTCCGGGCTCACCGCAGGGCTCCAGACGGCGTGGATCAGGACCGGCCGGGAGAAGTACTTCAGGGCGACCAAGTTCTGGGGGAAGCTCTTCCTGATCAACCTGGCCATGGGCGTGGTCACCGGCATCGTCCAGGAGTTCCAGTTCGGGATGAACTGGTCGCGCTACTCCCGCTTCGTGGGCGACGTCTTCGGCCCGCCGCTGGCGATGGAGGCGCTGGTCGCCTTCTTCCTGGAGTCCACCTTCATCGGCCTGTGGATCTTCGGCTGGGACCGGCTGCCGAGGAGGCTCCACTGCGCCTGCATCTGGGCGGTCTCCGTCGGCACCCTCTTCTCCGGCTATTTCATCCTGTCCGCCAACTCCTGGATGCAGCACCCGGTCGGCTACCACGTCGGGGCCAACGGCCGGGCCCAGCTGAACGACATCTGGCGGGTGCTCTTCCAGAACACCGCCCTGGTGCAGGCCTTCCACACGTTCACCGCCGCCTATCTCAGCGGCGGCGCCTTCATGGTCGGCATCGCCGGCTACCTGATCATGCGTCAGCGGCGGCGCCCGGAGGCCGACCGGCAGCCGGTCCAGCTCGGCGCCGCCCGCACCTCGCTGCGGCTCGGCCTGGTGACCCTGGCGGTCTCCGGGATCCTGGTCGCGATCAGCGGCGACACCCTCGGCAAGGTGATGTTCGAGCAGCAGCCGATGAAGATGGCCTCGGCCGAGGCGCTGTGGGAGACCGAGGCGCCGGCCCCGTTCTCGGTCTTCGCGATCGGTGACGTCAACAAGGGCCACAACACCGTGGAGTGGCAGATCCCCGGGCTGCTGTCCTTCCTGGCGCACAACAACTTCCACGACGCGGTGCCGGGGATCAAGGACACCGCGGCCAAGGAGGCCGCCAGGTACGGCGGACAGCCGAAGGACTACTACCCGATGATCCCGACCACCTACTGGGGTTTCCGGTGGATGATCGGCTTCGGGATGTTCTCCTTCCTCCTCGGCCTGGCCGGCCTCTGGCTGACCAGGCGCCGGTTCTGGCTCGCCCCCGAGCACCGGAGGGGCGACGACCAGGTCCCCGAGCTGATGCTGACCAGGAAGACCGCGCTGAACGCCTTCCTCACCCGCTGGTCCTGGCGGATCGCCGCCTCCACCCTCTTCTTCCCGCTGGTCGGCAACTCCTGGGGCTGGATCTTCACCGAGATGGGCCGCCAGCCCTGGGTGGTCTTCGGGGTGATGCGGACGGCCCGGGCCGAGTCCCCCAACGTCACCGTCGGCAACCAGGTCTTCTCCCTCACCGTCTTCACCCTCCTCTACGCGGTCCTCGCGGTGATCGAGATCGGCCTGCTCAAGAAGTACGCCCAGGCCGGCATCCCCGAGGAGGAGCCGCCCACCCGCGATCCGCGGCTGCGCGGACCGGGTCCGGACGGGCCGGGCGGCCCCGACGGCTCCGGCGGGGATTCCGACCGCCCGATGGCCTTCGCCTACTGA
- the thiC gene encoding phosphomethylpyrimidine synthase ThiC: protein MTAHQQKPHETERNDSERHEAAWRKAYRTGSRPDIRVPYREVLLGNGGRVPLYDTSGPHTDPDQNPVDVLRGLPALRAEWIAERAREGRPVTQLALARAGTVTPEMEYAALREGLDPETVRAEIAAGRAVLPANIRHPESEPMVIGKNFLVKVNANIGNSAVTSSIEEEVEKMTWATRWGADTVMDLSTGRDIHATRERILRNSPVPIGTVPLYQALEKVNGQAEQLSWEVYRDTVIEQCEQGVDYMTVHAGVLLRYVPLAAGRKTGIVSRGGSIMAAWCLAHHEENFLYTRFAELCEILARYDVTFSLGDGLRPGSIADANDEAQLSELRTLGELGRVAREHGVQVMIEGPGHVPMHKIKENVDLQQELCDEAPFYTLGPLTTDVAPGYDHITSGIGAAMIAWWGTAMLCYVTPKEHLGLPDRDDVKTGVITYKIAAHAADLAKGHPGAQSWDDALSDARFEFRWEDQFNLALDPDTARSFHDETLPAAPAKTAHFCSMCGPKFCSMRISRDINERYGTPEQIAAGMREKSAEFAAHGNRVYLPVAD from the coding sequence ATGACCGCGCATCAGCAGAAGCCGCACGAGACCGAGCGGAACGACTCCGAGCGGCACGAGGCCGCCTGGCGGAAGGCGTACCGGACCGGATCGCGGCCGGACATCCGCGTCCCGTACCGGGAGGTGCTGCTCGGCAACGGCGGCCGGGTCCCGCTGTACGACACCTCCGGCCCGCACACCGACCCCGACCAGAACCCCGTCGACGTGCTGCGCGGACTGCCCGCGCTGCGCGCCGAGTGGATCGCGGAACGCGCCCGCGAGGGCCGTCCGGTCACCCAACTCGCCCTGGCCCGCGCCGGAACGGTGACCCCCGAGATGGAGTATGCGGCGCTCCGGGAGGGCCTCGACCCGGAGACCGTGCGGGCCGAGATCGCCGCCGGCCGGGCGGTGCTGCCGGCCAACATCCGGCATCCGGAGTCGGAGCCGATGGTCATCGGCAAGAACTTCCTGGTGAAGGTGAACGCCAACATCGGGAACTCGGCCGTCACCTCCTCGATCGAGGAGGAGGTGGAGAAGATGACCTGGGCCACCCGCTGGGGCGCGGACACCGTGATGGACCTCTCCACCGGCCGGGACATCCACGCCACCCGCGAGCGGATCCTCCGCAACTCCCCCGTGCCGATCGGCACCGTGCCGCTCTACCAGGCCCTGGAGAAGGTGAACGGCCAGGCCGAGCAGCTGAGTTGGGAGGTCTACCGGGACACCGTGATCGAGCAGTGCGAGCAGGGCGTCGACTACATGACGGTGCACGCCGGAGTACTACTGCGGTATGTGCCGCTGGCGGCAGGCCGAAAGACCGGAATCGTGTCCCGCGGCGGCTCGATCATGGCCGCCTGGTGCCTGGCCCACCATGAGGAGAACTTCCTCTACACCCGGTTCGCGGAGCTCTGCGAGATCCTGGCCCGCTACGACGTCACCTTCTCGCTGGGCGACGGCCTGCGGCCCGGCTCCATCGCGGACGCCAACGACGAGGCGCAGCTCTCCGAACTGCGGACGCTGGGCGAGCTCGGCCGGGTGGCCAGGGAGCACGGCGTGCAGGTGATGATCGAGGGGCCCGGGCACGTCCCGATGCACAAGATCAAGGAGAACGTCGACCTCCAGCAGGAGCTCTGCGACGAGGCGCCGTTCTACACCCTCGGCCCGCTGACCACCGATGTGGCGCCCGGCTACGACCACATCACCTCGGGCATCGGAGCGGCGATGATCGCCTGGTGGGGCACGGCGATGCTGTGCTACGTCACCCCCAAGGAGCACCTGGGGCTGCCCGACCGCGACGACGTCAAGACCGGCGTGATCACCTACAAGATCGCCGCCCACGCCGCCGACCTCGCCAAGGGCCATCCGGGGGCGCAGAGTTGGGACGACGCCCTCTCCGACGCGCGGTTCGAGTTCCGCTGGGAGGACCAGTTCAACCTGGCCCTCGACCCGGACACGGCCCGCTCCTTCCACGACGAGACGCTGCCGGCCGCCCCGGCGAAGACCGCCCACTTCTGCTCCATGTGCGGACCGAAGTTCTGCTCGATGCGCATCTCTCGGGACATCAACGAGCGTTACGGCACCCCTGAGCAGATAGCGGCCGGAATGCGGGAGAAGTCCGCGGAGTTCGCCGCCCACGGCAACCGGGTGTATCTGCCGGTGGCCGACTGA
- a CDS encoding phage holin family protein yields the protein MVHFVVKTLINAAAIAVAAWIVHGITLTGDSTAQKAWTLVVVALIFGVINWLVKPVVKFFSFPLFVLTIGLFTFVVNALMFWLTSWVSGRLNLDFHVDGFLPALLGSLIVTVVAWILHVVLPDGDKD from the coding sequence ATGGTTCACTTCGTCGTCAAGACCCTGATCAACGCGGCCGCGATCGCCGTCGCCGCGTGGATCGTCCACGGCATAACCCTCACCGGGGACTCGACCGCCCAGAAGGCCTGGACCCTGGTGGTGGTCGCCCTGATCTTCGGGGTGATCAACTGGCTGGTGAAGCCGGTGGTCAAGTTCTTCTCGTTCCCGCTCTTCGTCCTGACCATCGGCCTGTTCACCTTCGTGGTCAACGCCCTGATGTTCTGGCTGACCTCGTGGGTCTCCGGTCGCCTCAACCTGGACTTCCACGTGGACGGCTTCCTGCCCGCCCTCCTCGGCTCGCTCATCGTCACCGTGGTGGCGTGGATCCTCCACGTGGTCCTGCCGGACGGCGACAAGGACTGA
- a CDS encoding LacI family DNA-binding transcriptional regulator, producing the protein MTAAANQSGRRSTPPRRLERAGIRDVAAAAGVSITTVSDALNGKGRLPEETRSKVREVAERLGYRPSAAARTLRTGRSGLLGLTVTTYGEEPFTFTEFAYFAEMARAATSAALGRGYALVVLPASSRHDVWSNVALDGTVVIDPADHDPLVAELHRQGIPVVSDGKPGNCPVTAWLDNDHEAAVLGILDHLAESGARRIGLLTGTSTDTYTRLSTEAYLSWCLRIGQEPLYEAYPAHDPAAGAVAADRLLARPDRPDAVYGLFDPNGTDLLAAARRYGLRVPEDLLLVCCSESDVYASTEPPITTLSLKPRRIGTTAVNLLIDAIEQDGPSAPAGRLMPTELIVRASSLRRTPRTTVSPPRPSGEE; encoded by the coding sequence ATGACAGCAGCAGCGAACCAGAGCGGTCGGCGGTCCACCCCGCCCCGGCGGCTGGAGCGGGCGGGCATCCGGGACGTGGCAGCCGCGGCCGGGGTGTCCATCACCACTGTCTCCGACGCCCTCAACGGCAAGGGCCGCCTGCCCGAGGAGACCCGGAGCAAGGTGCGCGAGGTCGCCGAGCGCCTCGGCTACCGGCCCTCCGCCGCCGCGCGCACCCTGCGCACCGGACGCTCAGGGCTGCTCGGCCTGACCGTCACCACCTACGGCGAAGAGCCGTTCACCTTCACCGAGTTCGCGTACTTCGCGGAGATGGCCAGGGCCGCCACCTCCGCCGCGCTCGGCCGCGGATACGCCCTGGTCGTGCTGCCCGCAAGTTCGCGGCACGACGTATGGAGCAACGTCGCGCTGGACGGGACGGTGGTGATCGACCCGGCCGACCACGACCCGCTGGTGGCCGAGCTCCACCGGCAGGGCATCCCGGTGGTCAGCGACGGCAAGCCGGGCAACTGCCCGGTCACCGCCTGGCTGGACAACGATCACGAGGCGGCCGTCCTCGGCATCCTCGACCACCTCGCCGAGTCCGGTGCCCGCCGGATCGGCCTCCTCACCGGCACCAGCACGGACACCTACACCCGGCTGTCCACCGAGGCCTACCTCTCCTGGTGCCTGCGGATCGGCCAGGAGCCGCTGTACGAGGCGTACCCGGCGCACGACCCCGCCGCCGGCGCGGTCGCCGCCGACCGCCTGCTGGCCAGGCCCGACCGGCCGGACGCGGTGTACGGGCTGTTCGACCCCAACGGCACCGACCTGCTGGCCGCCGCCCGCCGCTACGGGCTGCGGGTCCCCGAGGACCTGCTGCTGGTCTGCTGCAGCGAGAGCGACGTCTACGCGAGCACAGAACCGCCCATCACGACCCTCTCGCTGAAACCCCGCCGCATCGGCACCACCGCGGTCAACCTGCTGATCGACGCGATCGAGCAGGACGGGCCGTCGGCCCCGGCCGGGCGGCTGATGCCGACCGAGCTGATCGTTCGCGCCTCCTCGCTGCGCCGCACCCCGCGGACCACGGTGAGCCCGCCCCGGCCCTCCGGCGAAGAGTGA
- a CDS encoding pyridoxamine 5'-phosphate oxidase family protein yields the protein MHECSARPGSAGEHALQDELGTTERADRFYRDQVRSSLNERMREFVAEQELVFIATADAQGECDCSLRAGPPGFVRVLGDQVLAFPDYRGNGVMASMGNARENAHIGLLFVDFQKSRVGLHVNGSVRIFSDLEMRARWDGLPVESVPGRRAVSWLEIGVEEAYIHCSKHIPRLAKVPTVARHWGTDDIRRKGGDWFGSAAQRKRQEQEEQEARQRRAAGWRGGGAAGRSGAPGDASAEVSRE from the coding sequence ATGCACGAATGTTCGGCCCGGCCGGGTTCGGCCGGAGAGCACGCGCTACAGGACGAGCTCGGCACGACCGAGCGCGCCGACCGGTTCTACCGGGACCAGGTGCGCAGTTCCCTCAACGAGAGGATGCGGGAGTTCGTCGCCGAGCAGGAACTGGTCTTCATCGCCACCGCGGACGCCCAGGGCGAGTGCGACTGCTCGCTGCGCGCCGGGCCGCCCGGCTTCGTCCGGGTGCTCGGCGACCAGGTGCTGGCCTTCCCCGACTACCGGGGGAACGGGGTGATGGCCAGCATGGGCAACGCCCGGGAGAACGCCCACATCGGCCTGCTCTTCGTGGACTTCCAGAAGTCCCGGGTCGGCCTCCACGTCAACGGCTCCGTGCGGATCTTCTCCGACCTGGAGATGCGCGCCCGCTGGGACGGGCTGCCGGTCGAGTCGGTGCCCGGCCGGCGCGCCGTCTCCTGGCTGGAGATCGGCGTGGAGGAGGCGTACATCCACTGCTCCAAGCACATCCCACGGCTGGCCAAGGTGCCGACCGTGGCCCGGCACTGGGGCACGGACGACATCCGGCGCAAGGGCGGCGACTGGTTCGGCTCGGCCGCCCAGCGCAAGCGGCAGGAGCAGGAGGAGCAGGAGGCCCGGCAGCGGCGGGCCGCCGGGTGGCGGGGCGGCGGTGCCGCCGGACGCTCAGGCGCGCCCGGCGACGCGTCCGCCGAGGTCTCCCGCGAGTAG
- a CDS encoding cupin domain-containing protein, with the protein MQVFRLDDLDAERAANEGAYLRFLRERNMSAGLYALDAGAIDPQKPHDQDEIYFVVSGRASVTVGEESTAVARGSVVYVPAGVPHRFHHISEDLRVLVVFSPPEA; encoded by the coding sequence ATGCAGGTGTTCCGGCTGGACGACCTGGACGCGGAGCGGGCCGCCAACGAGGGCGCGTATCTGCGCTTCCTGCGGGAGCGGAACATGTCCGCGGGGCTGTACGCGCTGGACGCGGGCGCGATCGACCCGCAGAAGCCGCACGACCAGGACGAGATCTACTTCGTGGTGAGCGGCCGGGCCTCGGTCACCGTCGGGGAGGAGAGCACCGCGGTCGCCCGCGGCAGCGTGGTCTACGTGCCGGCCGGGGTGCCGCACAGGTTCCACCACATCAGCGAGGACCTGCGGGTCCTGGTCGTCTTCTCCCCTCCGGAGGCCTGA
- a CDS encoding metallophosphoesterase encodes MGAAAPAAATTTGFGTEQPTEPPGPLYVVGDVHGHLDELLAALRANGIIDDNGSWVAGRTRIWFLGDFTDRGPDGVGVIELVMRLAAEAAAAGGLCRALMGNHELLLLGAARFEDAPVPSSAGTASFMAAWRLNGGQQSDLDRLEDHHIAWLSRLPAVAVADGHLLLHSDTSVYLEFGASVDEVNDTVHAALQRGEADEWWDLFRRLTKRFAFRGEDGPDACRELLSVFGAHRIVHGHSPIPYLLGDVDREDAHAAAGQVTGPHVYAEDLAVAMDGGVTMEGPMLIARLPLDLKPA; translated from the coding sequence GTGGGGGCCGCCGCGCCCGCCGCGGCGACCACCACCGGCTTCGGGACCGAGCAGCCGACCGAGCCGCCGGGCCCGCTGTACGTGGTCGGCGACGTCCACGGCCACCTCGACGAGCTGCTCGCCGCCCTGCGCGCGAACGGCATCATCGACGACAACGGCTCCTGGGTGGCCGGCCGGACCAGGATCTGGTTCCTCGGCGACTTCACCGACCGGGGCCCGGACGGCGTAGGCGTCATCGAGCTGGTGATGCGGCTGGCCGCCGAGGCGGCCGCGGCCGGCGGGCTCTGCCGGGCGCTGATGGGCAACCACGAGCTGCTGCTCCTCGGCGCCGCCCGGTTCGAGGACGCGCCCGTCCCGTCCAGCGCCGGTACGGCCTCCTTCATGGCCGCCTGGCGGCTGAACGGCGGCCAGCAGAGCGATCTGGACCGGCTCGAGGACCACCACATCGCCTGGCTCTCCCGCCTCCCCGCGGTGGCGGTGGCCGACGGCCACCTCCTGCTGCACTCGGACACCTCGGTCTACCTGGAGTTCGGCGCCTCGGTGGACGAGGTGAACGACACCGTCCACGCGGCGCTCCAGCGCGGCGAGGCGGACGAGTGGTGGGACCTCTTCCGGCGCCTCACCAAGCGCTTCGCCTTCCGCGGCGAGGACGGCCCGGACGCCTGCCGCGAGCTCCTCTCCGTCTTCGGCGCCCACCGGATCGTCCACGGCCACAGCCCGATCCCCTACCTCCTCGGCGACGTCGACCGGGAGGACGCCCACGCCGCGGCCGGCCAGGTGACGGGTCCTCATGTGTACGCGGAGGACTTGGCGGTGGCGATGGACGGCGGGGTCACCATGGAGGGGCCGATGCTGATCGCCCGGCTTCCACTGGACCTCAAGCCCGCTTGA
- a CDS encoding LysR family transcriptional regulator, which yields MDLALLRTFLTVHRAGSFTRAAQLLGVSQPAVTGQIRTLERQLGRPLFQRLPRGVESTSVAVELAGRVAPHLDALAEITESSPDEDPHRTLHLAAPPEFTASHLLPALAPLIAQGLGLRISNQHGDTALAGLASAAYDLVISTRRPRAQIFRATPLLDEEYVLVAAGPWVRLLPSGAGAASADGEPADPRPPDSADPAPAPADPTLTALDRIPLIDCDERLPFATRYWHTVFDRRPGRPASVVAPDLTGVLSAVLSGAGMAVLPRRMCQEAITAGRLRPLIEPPLSPLRTYFLVVRAGSLVQPAISRTHGRLLSAAADW from the coding sequence TTGGACCTCGCGCTGCTGCGCACCTTCCTCACCGTCCACCGAGCGGGCTCGTTCACCCGCGCCGCCCAGCTGCTGGGCGTCTCCCAACCCGCGGTCACCGGCCAGATCCGCACTCTGGAGCGGCAGTTGGGCCGCCCGCTGTTCCAGCGACTGCCCCGCGGGGTGGAGTCCACCAGCGTCGCCGTGGAGCTGGCCGGGCGGGTCGCCCCGCATCTCGACGCGCTGGCCGAGATCACCGAGAGCAGCCCGGACGAGGACCCGCACCGCACCCTGCATCTGGCCGCGCCGCCCGAGTTCACCGCCAGCCATCTGCTGCCCGCGCTGGCCCCGTTGATCGCCCAGGGCCTGGGCCTGCGGATCAGCAACCAGCACGGCGACACGGCGCTGGCCGGACTCGCCTCCGCCGCCTACGACCTGGTGATCTCCACCCGCCGGCCGCGCGCCCAGATCTTCCGCGCCACCCCGCTGCTGGACGAGGAGTACGTCCTGGTCGCGGCCGGCCCGTGGGTCCGCCTGCTGCCCTCCGGCGCGGGGGCGGCCTCGGCGGACGGCGAGCCTGCCGATCCCCGTCCTCCCGACTCCGCCGATCCCGCCCCCGCCCCCGCCGACCCGACCCTCACCGCCCTCGACCGGATCCCGCTGATCGACTGCGACGAGCGGCTGCCCTTCGCCACCCGCTACTGGCACACCGTCTTCGACCGCCGCCCGGGCCGCCCGGCCTCTGTGGTGGCCCCCGATCTCACCGGAGTGCTCTCCGCGGTGCTCTCCGGCGCCGGCATGGCCGTGCTGCCGCGCCGGATGTGCCAGGAGGCGATCACCGCCGGACGCCTCCGCCCGCTGATCGAACCGCCGCTCTCCCCGCTCCGCACCTACTTCCTGGTGGTGCGGGCCGGATCGCTGGTGCAGCCGGCGATCTCCCGCACCCACGGCCGGCTGCTCTCCGCCGCGGCCGACTGGTGA
- the hisC gene encoding histidinol-phosphate transaminase, which produces MEGAGPRLREALKGIPAYKPGRPAGGSGGAGTPSFKLSSNENPYPPLPGVLDAAVAAAGEANRYPDMACAALIAELSGTLGVPESHIATGTGSVGVAQQLLQATAGPGDEVVYAWRSFEAYPIITQISGARSVRVPLRPDESHDLDAMAAAVNERTRLVFLCTPNNPTGNVLRREEIEGFLDRVPRDVLVVLDEAYLEFIRDKEAVDGIEIYRERPNVAVLRTFSKAYGLAGLRVGYAVAQEPVATALRQTAVPFGVSQLAQDAAIVSLRSREALLERVEALVAERERVLDALAAQGWPGVPRSQANFVWLRLGERTAAFAAACAEAGVVVRPFEGEGVRVSIAERPANDIFLEVASRFAA; this is translated from the coding sequence CTGGAGGGGGCCGGGCCGAGGCTCCGGGAGGCGCTGAAGGGCATCCCCGCGTACAAGCCGGGCCGGCCGGCCGGCGGCTCCGGCGGGGCCGGGACGCCCTCGTTCAAGCTCTCGTCCAACGAGAACCCGTACCCTCCGCTGCCCGGAGTACTGGACGCGGCGGTGGCCGCGGCCGGCGAGGCGAACCGCTACCCGGACATGGCCTGCGCGGCGCTGATCGCCGAGCTGTCCGGCACGCTGGGGGTGCCGGAGTCGCACATCGCGACCGGCACCGGCTCCGTGGGCGTCGCCCAGCAGCTGCTCCAGGCGACGGCCGGGCCGGGGGACGAAGTCGTGTACGCCTGGCGGTCGTTCGAGGCGTACCCGATCATCACCCAGATCAGCGGAGCGCGCTCGGTACGGGTCCCGCTGCGCCCGGACGAGTCGCACGACCTGGACGCGATGGCCGCGGCCGTCAACGAGCGCACCCGGCTGGTCTTCCTCTGCACCCCGAACAACCCCACCGGCAACGTGCTGCGTCGGGAGGAGATCGAGGGCTTCCTCGACCGGGTCCCGCGCGACGTGCTGGTCGTCCTGGACGAGGCCTACCTGGAGTTCATCCGGGACAAGGAGGCCGTGGACGGCATCGAGATCTACCGGGAGCGGCCGAACGTCGCCGTGCTGCGCACCTTCTCCAAGGCGTACGGGCTGGCCGGGCTGCGGGTCGGGTACGCGGTCGCGCAGGAGCCGGTGGCGACGGCACTGCGGCAGACCGCGGTGCCGTTCGGGGTGAGTCAGCTGGCGCAGGACGCGGCGATCGTCTCGCTGCGCTCCCGCGAGGCCCTGCTGGAGCGGGTGGAGGCGCTGGTCGCCGAGCGGGAGCGGGTGCTGGACGCGCTGGCCGCGCAGGGGTGGCCGGGGGTGCCCCGGTCCCAGGCGAACTTCGTCTGGCTGCGGCTGGGGGAGCGGACCGCCGCCTTCGCCGCGGCCTGCGCGGAGGCGGGCGTCGTGGTCCGCCCCTTCGAGGGCGAGGGCGTCCGAGTCTCCATCGCGGAGCGCCCGGCGAACGACATCTTCCTGGAGGTCGCCTCCCGCTTCGCCGCCTGA
- a CDS encoding DUF5326 family protein: MKELWHGLPWWVRRVVVPVILVIVAWSLLSTVFGAIFAVLGWALGLVIKLLVIVALGAAVVVLVKKASRM, translated from the coding sequence ATGAAGGAACTGTGGCACGGACTCCCCTGGTGGGTTCGGCGGGTCGTGGTCCCGGTCATTCTGGTGATCGTCGCCTGGAGCCTGCTGTCCACCGTGTTCGGCGCGATCTTCGCCGTGCTGGGCTGGGCCCTCGGCCTCGTCATCAAGTTGCTGGTGATCGTGGCGCTCGGCGCCGCGGTGGTGGTCCTGGTCAAGAAGGCCTCCCGGATGTAG
- a CDS encoding TenA family protein — protein sequence MAHEPKPWTEELWESADGLYRAVLDHPFLRGLTDGSLPREAFLHFVHQDAHYLREYARALAVCAAKAPTEDDVRALADDAVGAIAAEQTMHAEFVAALAGAGTGVESGSGSGSGSGGPADPGVLPSTQAYTSYLLATVHGGSFAEGLAAVLPCYWIYARVGERLLAASSPDPLYARWIAAYGDEAFQSVVRRVLALADRVGEELSAAERARGVRHFRATARYEWMFWDAAWRGETWPV from the coding sequence GTGGCGCACGAGCCGAAGCCCTGGACGGAGGAGCTCTGGGAGTCCGCGGACGGGCTGTACCGGGCGGTCCTGGACCATCCGTTCCTCCGCGGGCTGACCGACGGCAGTCTGCCCCGCGAGGCCTTCCTCCACTTCGTCCACCAGGACGCCCACTATCTGCGGGAGTACGCGAGGGCGCTCGCGGTCTGCGCGGCGAAGGCGCCGACCGAGGACGACGTGCGGGCGCTGGCGGACGACGCGGTGGGCGCGATCGCGGCCGAGCAGACGATGCACGCCGAGTTCGTCGCCGCGCTGGCCGGGGCCGGGACCGGGGTCGAGTCCGGATCAGGGTCCGGGTCCGGGTCCGGCGGCCCAGCCGATCCCGGGGTGCTGCCCAGCACCCAGGCGTACACCTCCTATCTCCTCGCCACGGTCCACGGCGGGTCCTTCGCGGAGGGGCTCGCGGCGGTGCTCCCGTGCTACTGGATCTACGCCAGGGTCGGCGAGCGGCTGCTCGCCGCCTCCTCCCCCGATCCCCTCTACGCCCGCTGGATCGCCGCCTACGGCGACGAGGCCTTCCAGTCCGTGGTGCGCAGGGTGCTGGCGCTCGCGGACCGGGTCGGCGAGGAGCTCTCCGCCGCGGAGCGCGCTCGCGGGGTCCGGCACTTCCGCGCCACCGCGCGGTACGAGTGGATGTTCTGGGACGCCGCCTGGCGGGGCGAGACCTGGCCCGTCTAA
- a CDS encoding NUDIX domain-containing protein produces the protein MGQPHRPVVKRTARAILLDVPAEAVQAVGLDGPRAPAETVPAEIVFIKRTKPGLPPYWITPGGGVEPTDATVVDALHREIAEELGGKVTDVVPAFVDTVRDPRPGIPEGVKVQHFFVCRLESMDPALRHGPEVEEPNGEYEIVRLPFTLEGVTSVNVVPAALRRYLAANVEGIRTLLAGDLGGRVAGRA, from the coding sequence ATGGGGCAGCCACACCGTCCGGTGGTGAAGCGCACCGCGCGGGCGATCCTGCTGGACGTCCCCGCCGAGGCGGTCCAGGCCGTGGGGCTGGACGGCCCGCGGGCCCCGGCCGAGACCGTCCCGGCCGAGATCGTCTTCATCAAGCGCACCAAGCCAGGGCTCCCGCCGTACTGGATCACCCCCGGCGGCGGGGTGGAGCCCACCGACGCCACGGTGGTGGACGCCCTCCACCGGGAGATCGCCGAGGAGCTGGGCGGGAAGGTCACCGACGTGGTGCCGGCCTTCGTGGACACCGTCCGGGACCCCCGGCCGGGGATCCCGGAGGGGGTCAAGGTCCAGCACTTCTTCGTCTGCCGACTGGAGTCCATGGACCCGGCGCTGCGGCACGGGCCGGAGGTGGAGGAGCCGAACGGCGAGTACGAGATCGTCCGGCTCCCCTTCACCCTGGAGGGCGTCACCTCGGTCAACGTGGTCCCGGCCGCCCTCCGCCGCTATCTGGCGGCGAACGTCGAGGGCATCCGCACGCTACTCGCGGGAGACCTCGGCGGACGCGTCGCCGGGCGCGCCTGA